One part of the Pogona vitticeps strain Pit_001003342236 chromosome W, PviZW2.1, whole genome shotgun sequence genome encodes these proteins:
- the LOC144584983 gene encoding uncharacterized protein LOC144584983, with product MEYEKNFSGRRNLLSHQRTHTGEKPHKCMECGKSFSCSGNLTSHQRTHTGEKPHKCMECGKSFSHSGDLKVHQRTHTGEKPHKCMECGKSLSHSGDLKVHQRTHTGEKPHKCMECGKSFTRSGQLRVHQRTHTGEKPHKCMECGKSFSCSGELKVHQRTHTGEKPHKCMECGKSFSQGGNFNSHQRTHTGEKSHKCMECGKSFRCSGQLRVHQRTHTGEKPQKCMECGKSFTRSDQLRVHQRTHTGEKPHKCMECGKSFSCSGELKVHQRTHTGEKPHKCMECGKSFSQRGNLKSHQRTHTGEKPYKCMECGKSFSRSGNLKSHQRTHTGEKPHKCMECGKSFSCSGDLTSHQRTHTGEKPHKCMECGKSFSCSGSLTSHQRTHTGEKPHKCMECGKSFSHGGNLKSHQWIHTGEKPHKCMECGKSFTRSGQLRVHQRTHTGEKPHKCMECGKSFSCSGNLTSHQRTHTGEKPHKCMECGKSFSRSGDLTSHQRTHTGEKPHRCMECGKSFSCSGDLTSHQMTHTGETT from the coding sequence atggaatatgAAAAGAAtttcagcgggagaagaaatctgctttcacatcaaaggacccacactggggagaaaccacataaatgcatggaatgtggaaagagctttagttgcagtggtaaccttacatcacatcaaaggactcacactggggagaaaccacataagtgcatggaatgtggaaagagctttagtcacagtggtgaccttaaggtacatcaaaggacccacactggggagaaaccacacaaatgcatggaatgtggaaagagcttaagtcacagtggtgaccttaaggtacatcaaaggacccacactggggagaaaccacataaatgcatggaatgtggaaagagctttactcgcagtggtcagcttagggtacatcaaaggactcacactggggagaaaccacataagtgcatggaatgtggaaagagctttagttgcagtggtgaacttaaggtacatcaaaggacacacactggggagaaaccacataaatgcatggaatgtggaaagagctttagtcagggaGGTAACTTtaattcacatcaaaggactcacactggggagaaatcacataaatgcatggaatgtggaaagagctttcgttgcagtggtcagcttagggtacatcaaaggacccacactggggagaaacctcaaaaatgcatggaatgtggaaagagctttactcgcagtgatcagcttagggtacatcaaaggacccacactggggagaaaccacataagtgcatggaatgtggaaagagctttagttgcagtggtgaacttaaggtacatcaaaggacacacactggggagaaaccacataaatgcatggaatgtggaaagagctttagtcagagaggtaaccttaagtcacatcaaaggacccacactggggagaaaccatataaatgcatggaatgtggaaagagctttagtcgcagtggtaaccttaagtcacatcaaaggacccacactggggagaaaccacataaatgcatggaatgtggaaagagctttagttgcagtggtgaccttacatcacatcaaaggactcacactggggagaaaccacataaatgcatggaatgtggaaagagctttagttgcagtggtagccttacatcacatcaaaggacccacactggggagaaaccacataaatgcatggaatgtggaaagagctttagccaTGGTGgtaaccttaagtcacatcagtggatccacactggggagaaaccacataagtgcatggaatgtggaaagagctttactcgcagtggtcagcttagggtacatcaaaggacccatactggggagaaaccacataaatgcatggaatgtggaaagagctttagttgcagtggtaaccttacatcacatcaaaggacccacactggtgagaaaccacataagtgcatggaatgtggaaagagctttagtcgtaGTGGTgaccttacatcacatcaaaggacccacactggagagaaaccacataggtgcatggaatgtggaaagagctttagttgcagtggtgaccttacatcacatcaaaTGACCCACacgggagaaaccacataa